The genomic region TGCAGATCCACGCTGCCGAACGAAACCGTCGCGTCGGCGGCGCAGGCGGCGCGCACGCCGCCCAGAACAGGGGCGCCGACCAGGGTCAGCGCGATTGCGGCGGAGGCGAAGGAGCGTCGAAAATAGGATGTCGATAGGGTCTTCATAAGTTATCCATTCACAATAGTCGCCGCGGAGGCGCCGGTCATACAGACGAAGCGATCCGCCGGCGAGTTCCGATTAAAATGATTGCCCGATGCTAAACTGGGTCTTCCCGCCCTCGCGGCCGACGGCGTAATCGACGCGGATCGGGCCGATCGGGGTCACCAAACGGATGCCGACGCCGAAGTTCGACGACAACGACAGCGTGTCGTGCTGCTTCAGGCTGGCGTCCTGGTAAATGCTGCCCCAGGCGTCGCCGACATCCGCCAGGAGAACGCCCTGGAGATTGCCGTCTTTGCCCACCGGAATGCGCAGCTCCGACTGGAACAAGGCCAGGTTGCTGCCCCAATAGCGGTCCGTCTGGTAGCCGCGCAGTGAATCCGCGCCGCCCAGGAAGTACTGCTCGAAGAACGGTACGTTTTTGTTCGTGGCGCCCAGAAGCAAGCGCACCGCGAAGACCCGCTTGGGCTCACGGAAGTCTCCGGGCTTTCGCGGCCCCTGGAGGCTGATATACTGGCGCAGATCGATGCCGACCTTGGTGAAGACGTGCCGACCCGGCTGCAGCGGTCCCGGCGCGTTGTTCACCGTCGTCGTATTCGCGACGCCGGCTTCGAACGAGAACGCGCGCAGGGCTCCGGCGGCCGGAGAGATATCGTTATCACGCGTGTTGCTGGTGCCGTTGAAGCCCAGCGCGCTGACGTTGCCGATCTGCCGGATGAACAGGTCCTGCGGCGGAAGCTGAACATCGTTCGCGCGGACCTGCTCGGTTCGGCTCGAAATACCGAACGAGAACGTGTCGCTGAGCGGACGCGCCAGGTTCAGCGTGGCGCCTCGGCGCTTTTCGATATAAGTGTTGTTGCTGCCGTCGGTGCCCGAGAACGTATCCGAGGCAAAACGGTAGATCGCGCGATCGTAGAGGTTCGCGCTTAGCGACGTGTGGTGGCTGTCCAGATAGGGCTCAAAGAACCCCAGCTCCAGATCGCTCTGGCTGCTGCTGCCGCCCACTTCCCACGTCAGGCTGACGCGCTCGCCCAGGCCCCGGAAGTTGTTCTCGGCCAGCTCGGCGCGTCCCACCAGATTGGCGCGGTCGGAGTAGCCGACGCCGACGGAAACCTGGCCGCTGCGCTTCTCCACCACCGGGATGGAAATGATGACCTTGCCGACATCGGTCGGGATCTCTTCAAACGGTCCGACCTGATCGAACAGACCCAGATTGTAAACCTTGGTCAGCTCTTTTTGCAGACGCCGCTCGTCCAGAACGTCGCCGGCCTTGCTGCGCATCTCACGGGTAATGACAACGGCT from Capsulimonas corticalis harbors:
- a CDS encoding BamA/OMP85 family outer membrane protein is translated as MTIWNKHRANAAKSACMLAITASILADGLAASHPVLAQTAAPAPATPDPAPAITLPDAGGAAPAAAPAPTAPALKGKIAEVVIKGNHTISTDAIQAVLTQKAGDQYTPDNADKDRESIKNMGYFNGDIGLNAVQTPDGGVQVVYTVVENPVIKKIAFNANTPTGEPTIPSDKLKSLMEIKEGQVLNTTVLVRDLAHLFDRQTGYVRSQGYIFDVSSDINIDPNTGVLTIPLIEAHIESIQIKGNKKTKAVVITREMRSKAGDVLDERRLQKELTKVYNLGLFDQVGPFEEIPTDVGKVIISIPVVEKRSGQVSVGVGYSDRANLVGRAELAENNFRGLGERVSLTWEVGGSSSQSDLELGFFEPYLDSHHTSLSANLYDRAIYRFASDTFSGTDGSNNTYIEKRRGATLNLARPLSDTFSFGISSRTEQVRANDVQLPPQDLFIRQIGNVSALGFNGTSNTRDNDISPAAGALRAFSFEAGVANTTTVNNAPGPLQPGRHVFTKVGIDLRQYISLQGPRKPGDFREPKRVFAVRLLLGATNKNVPFFEQYFLGGADSLRGYQTDRYWGSNLALFQSELRIPVGKDGNLQGVLLADVGDAWGSIYQDASLKQHDTLSLSSNFGVGIRLVTPIGPIRVDYAVGREGGKTQFSIGQSF